The Vulpes vulpes isolate BD-2025 chromosome 1, VulVul3, whole genome shotgun sequence genome contains the following window.
GAGGTAGGGTACTTTGATCTCTGGTCCTTTGGTGACCTCAAAGGATACTGGAGGAATCAGAGTCCCCAGAGTTCAGAGGTCTGTGGGTCAAGTCTGGCTTCCATGTCTTCTTGAAGCTGGGTATAAGAAAGAGTTTGTCTCAGAGGCTTTGGCCTACAGGTGTATCAGCAATTTTAGGGAAAGTGGGGAGGGTTTTGTGCTTACCTAGAAGGTGGGGGGAGTGGGTGTCTCCAGAGGAAGAGGCCCCACAGGTTTCAATGCCTCCACCTTCAAGGACCcatgcccctcccttccccctggcGGTATAGGGAACTGGGCATTTGGTTTGGTCGACCCCAGCCCTTCAGGGTCCATATTCCACTAAGGTCAAAAGgagagaggctgggggtggggtgcccgATTAGGAAACTATATAGCCACCTGGGCTAGTGTACCCAAGGTCCTGCAGACCCTGCCCGGCCCTGAGATCCTGCTGTGTCTACAAACGCCTTCATGATCACCTCCACTCTCAACACAGGAAtccgggcccccagcccctccctcatACTCGGGAGTCTAGGTCCCCAAGCCCTCACCTCCGGTTAGTCCAAATTCCCAGCTGCTTCCTTCCTCGGACCCAGGAGtccggccccagccccgccccctcccccacttccggccctgcccctccccacacctcctcccGCTCGATCAGATCTTCCTCTTCATCCACGTCGTCCTCATCATCCTCTCCATCCTCCATCGTCGAGTACTCCTGCGTGAAGGGCACGGCTCCCTCCGCCGAATGGAAGCGCAGGCGGTAGAGCAGCCGCACCCACTGGCCGAACTCGCGGTCTCGGGTCTCGGGCGGGGCCCGCAGCTGCAGGTAGAAGGCGCGGCCGGTGCGGAACTTGACCTTAAGCTGCCAGCGGCTTTCATCGTGGACAAAGAGCTGGACGAACTGCAAAGGGAACAGCCTgggagggcgggaggggcggcCTCAGCTTCCAACGCCCCCTGGCCCGACAGCCTCGCCGTCCTGGGCACCTTCAGGGTCGGGGGCACCCCTCGACGCCCCTCTCTTGGCCCAGAGAATCCTTTTTCACTTTCTCTGCCTCGTGAATTTTATCCATCCCCAGAGCACCTTTGTGCCTCCCACCGCTGATCCTTCTCGTAGATAGCTGCCTTCTAGAAATGTCCACTTGGATGTTGGAATGACATTGGATACACAACAGGTCCAGTGACCAAATTCCTGACCTCCCCAACTCAAACCTGCTCCTGTCTCCATCTTCTGCATCTTAACTACATCCTCCCACTTGCTCGGTCAGAAATCATGGAGTTGCGCCCGACCCAACTTCCTCCTATCTTCATCCAATCCTGCCACCAAGTCCTGATGCCTCTCCCGTTAAAGTGTTCCCACGATCCGACCTCATCTAACTCCTTCCGCCACCAGCCCAGGCCTGCCACCAGAGAATTTCCCGGCTGGGCGGTTTCCTCAGCCTTCTCCGTTCTTTTCCCATGCGGCCGCCAGAGGGCGCCCCTCAACCCCTGAGTTCAAGTCCCTCCCGTGGCTCAGAGTAAAGGAAAGTCTGCATGCACTTTGACCCGCCAGGCCCTGCGGGGTCGGCCTCCTCTGTTTACCTCTCTGCCCACTCCCCTCGCTCACTCAGCCCCAGCAACACTGGCCTGGTTGCTGTGCCATAAACCTACCAGGCTTGCTCCTACCTCAGGACCACTGCACACGCTGGGAAATCATCCTCCAGCCAGCCCCATGGCTTGACCCCATAATCTCAGGTCTTTCTCAAGAAGCACCTTCTCAGGGAGAGGGTCTGTTTACAACCCGTGGCCTATTTGCAATCGTGTCCACCCTTGCAGACCTCCCCACCCTCAACCTCTTCTGGTCTCCACAGACCTTACTCTGTTGGACAAATTGTCATTTATTCTGTCTGCTATCCCAGTAGGAGGTGagtttgcaggcagaagtctcaTTCTGCTCACTGCTGCTCCCCAAGAACCCAGAGCTCACACATGGTAGGTAGGTGCTCAATGGATGCTCGTTGAGAGGGTTGATAATTTGGTACAGGTCCACAGcggggatttgaacccaagtcttaTCCATGTTCTTAACCACCACACCGGGTAGCCACATAGCACCCTTTGGCACAGCAATACTACCTCTAGGAATTGATCATATAGACACCCACACACTGAGGGTGCATGGAtgccctctgcctgccacacTGGCCATGATCCCAAGACACTGGGCACAACATCACTGTCCCTTAGCAGGTGGTTCCATCTGTTATGACACTCCCCAAATAGAAGAGTAACTGTGTCTACAAAGTGCTggccctgtgccaggtgctgttccaCGCACTCCACAAACATTTCCTCAGTTTATCTCTTGACAGACCCAGAAAGCAGGCTTTCCTCTTATCCCCgttccagatggggaaactgaggcacagacaagTAGGGAATTTGGCCCACGCCAGTGAAGAAGAGGtgaaaccaggatttgaacctagacaGGAAGCTGGGAATTTGTTCAAGGACATTCCCTATCTATGTGGTAACAGCGCCGGATGCAAGCTTGGTTTTCAAGCTTGTGTTATGTCCAGAAAAGGATCTGGTGGTTGTTCTTAGGCTCGTCTGAAATGAATGTCGCTCTAGTGCTGGTGAGGGAGTGAACGGAGTGGAAAAGTAGCATGCATCTGCAGCTGATTTCAGAGGAAGGGCGAACACACACTTGTCATATGCTTGTCAGAACCGGCCCAGGATAGCTCCCAGCTGCAAGCAGCTTAGAACCGAGGACCTAAGGGCAGGATGAGTCTTGATGTTTCATTTGCAGAGCAAGCTCAGTGTTTTTACCTTGGTGGTATGTTTATTTGGGAAGAGGGGTGTTGAGGGAGATTATGGGGGTCTGAGCACCCCTCAGCATTGCTCTTagtgtccctctgcctgcaggtAATGACTCAGTGAGCAGTGGGATATGATTGGTAGGATAAGATCAGCACTGATGAGAAAAGGAGCGGTATAGGAGAGAATATGCCCAGAGCACCTGAAGGCATCAGCATGCTGCTTTGTGGAAGATTCCAAACTTCTACAGGGAAGATACATAAAGGCTGTAAGTAGCCTTACTTTAGTTTGGGTCAGAATCAGATTCTGCCACCAAGTTGGtttcaaaaaaactttttagaTTTCAGAATTGCAGACAAAGGACTGTGGACTcctatgtgtgcgtgtgtgtgatgTAAGTCAgtcctaccttccttcctccttccttccttccctccctttttttcatTAACTGTCATATGTGGTCAAAAAAGTGAAAGCCACTGGCAGaatgtttttgtaaatacaatatatgtatgtaaatgtttTGTTGTTTGCAGCTGGAGTTGGAGGCAGGAGCTTAGGGTGGGCGGAAGGTGTTATTTTGTGCTATGTATGTTTTCTACCTTGGAGTTGTTTGCATTACTTTttcaatgagaaaacaaagaccCAAATGGGGTAGTGTTTAGTGTGGCACTGGAGCTCAAGAATCTTGAGGTTAGTAATGATGAAGAGCCTGAGATTCCAATCCCAACCCAACCCCTGACCGGCTGTGGGTCTCTGGATAAAGTGgccccctctctgagcctcaggttaaCCCTTCAAAGGATGGAGGGGCCACAACATATGAGTATGTCAGAGATGAGATTATTCACGTGGCCTAGGGGGCTCATGGTATGCAGGAGGCACTGCATACATGGTTATTCTTCTGATTCTCGCCAGGGTGGGTCTGAGGACTGTCCCTTTCATGTCCATCTATCTGATTTCTAATCCCTGTAGTACCCCTGCCTTTGTTCTTCTGGGTGTACAGCAGCCCACAGTGGGCTGGCAACCATCCAAGACTCTGGGCCCTGGGAGTATCTGTGAAAGGAAATGCTGCAGGGAGGGGGCCCAGGATGCCCAgagttggggaaggaggaggtCTAAGCTGGGATGGGGGCAGTCACCCAAAGAGCTGCAGGCGTCCGTTATCCTTGGCAGGCCCGGCCAGCAGCAACAGATCTGGGAGTTCCAGGGCTGGACTGGAGGCTGCCACCCCCATGGTGACTTTGTTGGCGACTTCTCCTAACCGGGTCACCTGGGGCCAGGGGTTAGAGGTTAGAAGCAAGATAGATGGAAGGCAGGATTGGCAGAATTAGGGGTCATGAACCAAGTGTATTAAACACCAAGTCCGGGTTCAGATATCCTGGGGTCAGAGGTTGAGCTATCCGGGTGTGAAGTGAAAATGAACCAAGAGAATTGGAGGCCAGGGTCCATAGAGAAGCTAAAGGTCTAGAGGCatggaggggtgtgtgtggggttgATCCAGAATCCCAGGATATGAACGTTATGGGCAAATGGTCAGAAGTAGGCAGAGCAGGGGTTCCCCGAGTCAGGAGGTCAGGACTCAAGTCCAGGGCCCGTGTCAGGGGGTTCTGGGACTCCACACCTGCACAAAGTTGCTCTCAAAGATGGGGAAGTCTCGCAGCTGGTCGAACTCGCCGCTCAGGAGGTGGCGCTGGAGCCGTCCGGGCCGGCCCGTGGGATAGGCTGGAACCAGGGGGCATTCTACAGGGGCGAAGTTCAGGGGTCCAGTCCAGGAGACTGGGCCGGGGCCCCCCAGCTGGTAGGGCCCAGGGAGGTCCGGCTCTGAGGGTAGGGGAATCTGGGCTACCAGTCTTCGTATCGCGGGCCCCATCCCTCACTTGGTTCCCTCACCAGGCCGGGCTCCGCCTCTCACCTGCCATCCCACCAGGTCCCGCCTCACCTGCTCCACCGGGGGCCGGCTTAGTCTCGTGCCCCCGCATCATCGCAACGCCCCGCCCCATGGGGAGAGCGGAGCGAGGGGCCGGCCGAGAAAACAGGTGGGTGGGGCCGCGGACTCTATCCCTTCACAACGCGGCGGAGCGGGCTTGAACATCACCAGGGAAACGCCAGTTATTGTGACGTCTCCCAGCGGGCGGTGCCCAGAGACCTGGATGATGTGCCGGCCACCTAGCTGACGTCAGACCCCGGGAGCGGGAGGGCACTGGTGCGCAGGCGCAAAGAACTGGCGCGCAGGCGCAAAGAACTGGCTCAGGTTCAGGATCACGCCGCTCCACAGCGCCCGGCTCAAGCCCGCCCCGGACTAGTAGGAGGGGGTCAAAATGGCGGCGGCCGGTGCGGTGGTTACTCGGCTGTTCCTGCTCTTGCTGATGGCGGCAGCAGCTCCCAGCCGGGCTCGGGGCAGTGGCTGCCGGTCCGGGGCCGCTCTGCGAGGGGTGAGTACTCATTGGCTCTGCACGAGGAGCGAGGCTGACGAAAATCCTGGGTCTCGGGTGTTTCGGTCCGGTAAGGTGCGTACGAGGCATTGCACGGCCAAGAGGGAAGAAGAGGTCAAAGTGAGTCTAGTTGGGAAGGCTCTGTCTGGCTCGTGAATATGCATGAGGGGGCGGGGCTCGGACGAGAGCTTGGTCC
Protein-coding sequences here:
- the GARIN5A gene encoding Golgi-associated RAB2 interactor protein 5A isoform X1, which codes for MGPAIRRLVAQIPLPSEPDLPGPYQLGGPGPVSWTGPLNFAPVECPLVPAYPTGRPGRLQRHLLSGEFDQLRDFPIFESNFVQVTRLGEVANKVTMGVAASSPALELPDLLLLAGPAKDNGRLQLFGLFPLQFVQLFVHDESRWQLKVKFRTGRAFYLQLRAPPETRDREFGQWVRLLYRLRFHSAEGAVPFTQEYSTMEDGEDDEDDVDEEEDLIEREELQEDMEARLDPQTSELWGL
- the GARIN5A gene encoding Golgi-associated RAB2 interactor protein 5A isoform X2; the encoded protein is MGRGVAMMRGHETKPAPGGAGEAGPGGMAECPLVPAYPTGRPGRLQRHLLSGEFDQLRDFPIFESNFVQVTRLGEVANKVTMGVAASSPALELPDLLLLAGPAKDNGRLQLFGLFPLQFVQLFVHDESRWQLKVKFRTGRAFYLQLRAPPETRDREFGQWVRLLYRLRFHSAEGAVPFTQEYSTMEDGEDDEDDVDEEEDLIEREELQEDMEARLDPQTSELWGL
- the GARIN5A gene encoding Golgi-associated RAB2 interactor protein 5A isoform X3, whose translation is MGRGVAMMRGHETKPAPGGAECPLVPAYPTGRPGRLQRHLLSGEFDQLRDFPIFESNFVQVTRLGEVANKVTMGVAASSPALELPDLLLLAGPAKDNGRLQLFGLFPLQFVQLFVHDESRWQLKVKFRTGRAFYLQLRAPPETRDREFGQWVRLLYRLRFHSAEGAVPFTQEYSTMEDGEDDEDDVDEEEDLIEREELQEDMEARLDPQTSELWGL